One bacterium DNA segment encodes these proteins:
- the lptA gene encoding lipopolysaccharide transport periplasmic protein LptA — protein MFLTLSTELLGQAKATDKPNQPTKGVFEGLKNSGAKDAPVTITSNTLQVDDKTRQFVYAGNVKMIRDILKIDADKMIGTYDQSNQLTELLCLGNVVIIRGEDMRATSQHAVYDPKKATVVLTQNPEVVNKQNALAAAKITLYVNEDRSEAEGEVRVKIINHQELNDSQKASSKVKH, from the coding sequence ATGTTTTTGACTTTAAGCACTGAACTACTTGGGCAAGCAAAGGCCACAGACAAACCCAACCAGCCGACAAAAGGTGTTTTTGAGGGACTTAAAAACTCTGGTGCAAAGGATGCGCCTGTCACAATTACTTCAAATACTCTCCAAGTTGATGATAAAACTCGTCAATTTGTTTATGCTGGGAATGTGAAAATGATTCGCGACATTCTGAAAATCGATGCCGATAAAATGATTGGCACTTATGATCAAAGCAATCAGTTAACGGAGTTGCTTTGTCTGGGAAATGTGGTGATTATCCGTGGTGAAGATATGCGCGCGACATCGCAGCATGCTGTATATGATCCAAAAAAGGCAACCGTTGTCTTGACCCAGAATCCTGAGGTCGTGAATAAACAAAATGCTCTAGCTGCTGCTAAAATCACACTTTATGTGAACGAGGATCGCAGTGAGGCAGAGGGAGAGGTTCGTGTTAAAATTATTAATCATCAAGAACTTAACGATTCTCAAAAAGCAAGTAGCAAAGTAAAGCATTAA